The following are from one region of the Microbacterium sp. BK668 genome:
- a CDS encoding glutamate synthase subunit beta: MADPKGFLKVTERELPPRRPVPVRIMDWKEVYEPGDSAVLRRQAGRCMDCGVPFCHKGCPLGNLIPEWNDLMWRGEGRAAIERLHATNNFPEFTGRLCPAPCESACVLGINQPAVTIKQIEVSIIDEAFGNGWVEPEPPGRLTGKTVAVVGSGPAGLAAAQQLTRAGHTVAVFERDDRIGGLLRYGIPDFKMEKKHLEMRLRQMRDEGTRFRAGVEVGRDISWSDLRARYDAVVVATGAPVPRDLPIPGRDLAGVHFAMEYLVESNRATAGDSVPNQITAEGKHVVVIGGGDTGADCIGTAHRQGALSVTNLAIGKRPPGERPEHQPWPMTPTVFEVQSAHEEGGERSYLASTVEFVSNDAGEVRAIRVAETEYTADGRRVPRSGTERDIPADLVLIAMGFTGPERTLVEEQLGTRFTGRGNFEREHDFHSTTPGVFVAGDAGRGQSLIVWAIAEGRAAAASVDAYLMGDTALPAPVRADDVAIGLQPA; the protein is encoded by the coding sequence GTGGCTGACCCGAAAGGCTTTCTGAAGGTCACCGAGCGCGAGCTTCCGCCTCGCCGCCCGGTGCCCGTGCGCATCATGGACTGGAAAGAGGTGTACGAGCCGGGCGACTCGGCGGTCCTGCGCCGGCAGGCTGGGCGCTGCATGGACTGCGGCGTGCCGTTCTGTCACAAGGGCTGCCCGCTCGGCAACCTCATCCCGGAGTGGAACGACCTCATGTGGCGCGGCGAGGGCCGGGCCGCGATCGAGCGCCTGCACGCCACGAACAACTTCCCCGAGTTCACGGGCCGGCTGTGCCCGGCGCCGTGCGAGAGCGCGTGCGTCCTGGGGATCAACCAGCCCGCCGTCACGATCAAGCAGATCGAGGTCTCGATCATCGACGAGGCGTTCGGCAACGGCTGGGTCGAGCCCGAGCCCCCGGGCCGCCTCACCGGCAAGACGGTGGCGGTCGTGGGGTCGGGCCCCGCCGGGCTCGCCGCCGCGCAGCAGCTGACCCGCGCCGGTCACACGGTCGCGGTGTTCGAGCGTGACGACCGCATCGGCGGACTCCTGCGCTACGGCATCCCGGACTTCAAGATGGAGAAGAAGCACCTCGAGATGCGCCTGCGTCAGATGCGCGACGAGGGCACGCGCTTCCGCGCGGGCGTCGAGGTCGGCAGGGACATCTCGTGGAGCGACCTCCGTGCCCGCTACGATGCGGTCGTGGTCGCGACGGGTGCTCCGGTGCCGCGCGACCTCCCGATCCCGGGCCGCGATCTCGCGGGCGTCCACTTCGCGATGGAGTACCTCGTCGAGTCCAACCGCGCGACCGCCGGCGACTCCGTGCCGAACCAGATCACGGCCGAAGGCAAGCACGTCGTCGTCATCGGCGGCGGCGACACCGGCGCGGACTGCATCGGGACGGCCCACCGTCAGGGGGCCTTGAGCGTGACCAACCTCGCGATCGGCAAGCGTCCCCCGGGCGAGCGTCCCGAGCACCAGCCGTGGCCCATGACCCCGACGGTCTTCGAGGTGCAGTCGGCCCACGAGGAGGGCGGCGAGCGGTCGTACCTGGCCTCGACGGTCGAGTTCGTCTCGAACGACGCCGGCGAGGTCCGGGCCATCCGGGTGGCCGAGACGGAGTACACCGCCGACGGCCGCCGCGTGCCCAGGAGCGGCACCGAGCGCGACATCCCCGCCGACCTCGTGCTCATCGCGATGGGCTTCACCGGTCCCGAGCGCACCCTCGTCGAGGAGCAGCTGGGCACGCGATTCACCGGTCGCGGCAACTTCGAGCGCGAGCACGACTTCCACTCCACGACCCCCGGCGTCTTCGTCGCGGGCGACGCGGGACGCGGTCAGTCGCTCATCGTGTGGGCGATCGCGGAGGGCCGCGCCGCGGCCGCTTCGGTCGACGCCTACCTGATGGGCGACACGGCGCTCCCGGCCCCCGTCCGCGCCGACGATGTCGCGATCGGCCTCCAGCCCGCGTAG
- the gltB gene encoding glutamate synthase large subunit, which translates to MASSPRHNAAPSGRTGFPEKQGMYNPAFEKDACGLAMVATLRGEPGHDIIALALTALRNLEHRGAIGSDAGTGDGAGILTQMPDAFLRAVVDFELPPVGEYAAGMVFLPLEAEARAAQKVGIEKLAASEALTVLGWREVPIDDTYLGKLAFAARPAFEQLFVSRPAVGEDPALSGIALDRRVYRLRKRARTELDAYFVSLSSRTLGYKGMVTTLQLEPFYPDLSDERFMSELAVVHSRYSTNTFPSWPLAQPLRMLAHNGEINTVNGNRNWMRARQSQLESELLGDIDPLLPICTTGASDSASFDEVLELLTLTGRSLPHAIMMMVPEAYEKQLDIDPKLRAFYEYHSMQMEPWDGPAALIFTDGTLVGATLDRNGLRPGRWTETTDGLIVIGSETGVLDFEPERIKRRGRLRPGRMFLVDTAQQRIIEDDEIKRSLAELEPWQEWLDNGRVRLAELPEREHIVHPIASITRRQRTFGYTEEEVRILLTPMGQTGAEPLGAMGSDTPVAVLSDRPRLLFDYFTQQFAQVTNPPLDSIREEVVTSLSLGLGPERNLLSWGPDHTRVVTLDFPVIDNDELAKIQHIDTALPGRTSVTIRGLYRVEAGHKGMQKRLAQMCQEVDQAIEDGAEFIVLSDRDSNKDLAPIPSLLMLAAVHHHLIRNQTRMKCGLVVEAGDVREVHHVATLIGYGASAVNPYLAMETVEYLVRAGYITGISPEKAVKNLIKALGKGVLKIMSKMGISTVSSYAGAQVFEAIGLSQEFVERYFTGTETKLGGVGLDVIASENAARHAYAYPEDAAVRAHERLWTGGEYQWRRDGSPHLFNPETVFRLQHSTRTRRYDIFREYTKLVDDQASELKTLRGLFKLRTGVRPAVPVDEVEPVSAIVKRFSTGAMSYGSISKEAHETLAIAMNRIGAKSNTGEGGEDVDRLLDPERRSAIKQVASGRFGVTSLYLTEADDIQIKLAQGAKPGEGGQLPPAKVYPWVARTRHATAGVGLISPPPHHDIYSIEDLKQLIFDLKRANPRARVHVKLVSQSGIGAVAAGTAKALADVILVSGHDGGTGASPLNSLKHAGTPWELGLAETQQTLMLNGMRDRVVVQVDGQLKTGRDVVIGALLGAEEFGFATAPLVVEGCVMMRVCHLDTCPVGVATQNPVLRARFNGKPEFVVNFMEFIAQEVREYLAELGFRSLDEAIGHTELLDINGAVDHWKASGLDLAPVLQGPAFADDEPRRNRRGQEHELDAHFDMQLLERAQDVVAHGGEIAMELPIRNTERAVGTMLGHHVTRAHGQNGLPSGSIVVDLKGSAGQSFGAFMPSGITLRLEGDSNDYVGKGLSGGQIVIRPPQGASFEASENVIAGNVIGYGATQGTMFLSGVVGERFFVRNSGATAVVEGVGDHALEYMTGGLAVILGKTGRNLGAGMSGGTAYVYKLDEALVNREALAAGELVLGELGSGDAEILRDLLTQHVAETGSTLAASLLEDFDTVLDDFVRVLPRDYAAVLQTRQEAVAQGLDPDGDVVWNRILEVTGG; encoded by the coding sequence ATGGCCTCGAGCCCCCGTCACAACGCAGCCCCGTCGGGACGCACCGGGTTCCCTGAGAAGCAGGGCATGTACAACCCTGCTTTCGAGAAGGACGCGTGCGGTCTCGCGATGGTCGCGACGCTGCGCGGCGAGCCCGGACACGACATCATCGCGCTCGCCCTGACGGCCCTGCGCAACCTCGAGCACCGCGGCGCGATCGGATCGGATGCGGGAACCGGCGACGGGGCCGGCATCCTGACCCAGATGCCCGACGCGTTCCTGCGCGCCGTCGTCGATTTCGAGCTGCCCCCTGTCGGGGAGTACGCGGCGGGCATGGTGTTCCTGCCGCTGGAAGCCGAGGCGCGCGCCGCGCAGAAGGTCGGGATCGAGAAGCTCGCCGCGAGCGAGGCGCTCACCGTGCTCGGCTGGCGGGAGGTGCCGATCGACGACACCTACCTCGGCAAGCTCGCCTTCGCCGCGCGACCCGCCTTCGAGCAGCTGTTCGTATCGCGCCCCGCGGTCGGCGAGGACCCCGCGCTGTCGGGGATCGCGCTCGACCGCCGCGTCTACCGGCTGCGCAAGCGGGCCCGCACCGAGCTCGACGCCTACTTCGTGTCGCTCTCGAGCCGCACGCTCGGCTACAAGGGCATGGTCACGACGCTCCAGCTCGAGCCGTTCTACCCCGACCTCTCCGACGAGCGGTTCATGTCGGAGCTCGCCGTCGTGCACTCGCGCTACTCGACCAACACCTTCCCGTCGTGGCCCCTCGCGCAGCCGCTGCGGATGCTGGCGCACAACGGCGAGATCAACACGGTCAACGGCAACCGCAACTGGATGCGAGCGCGCCAGTCGCAGCTCGAGTCGGAGCTGCTCGGCGACATCGACCCGCTGCTGCCGATCTGCACGACGGGGGCGAGCGACTCGGCGTCGTTCGACGAGGTGCTGGAGCTCCTGACCCTCACCGGGCGGAGCCTTCCGCACGCCATCATGATGATGGTCCCCGAGGCGTACGAGAAGCAGCTCGACATCGACCCGAAGCTCCGCGCGTTCTACGAGTACCACTCGATGCAGATGGAGCCGTGGGACGGTCCGGCCGCGCTCATCTTCACCGACGGTACCCTGGTCGGCGCGACGCTGGACCGCAACGGCCTGCGCCCCGGCCGCTGGACCGAGACGACCGACGGCCTCATCGTCATCGGCAGCGAGACCGGCGTGCTCGACTTCGAGCCCGAGCGCATCAAGCGCCGGGGCCGCCTGCGCCCGGGCCGCATGTTCCTCGTCGACACCGCGCAGCAGCGCATCATCGAGGACGATGAGATCAAGCGGAGTCTCGCCGAGCTCGAGCCGTGGCAGGAGTGGCTCGACAACGGGCGCGTGCGCCTGGCCGAACTCCCCGAGCGCGAGCACATCGTGCACCCGATCGCCTCGATCACGCGCCGTCAGCGCACGTTCGGCTACACCGAGGAGGAGGTGCGCATCCTCCTGACCCCGATGGGACAGACGGGCGCCGAGCCCCTCGGCGCCATGGGGAGCGACACCCCCGTGGCCGTGCTGAGCGACCGCCCGCGCCTGCTGTTCGACTACTTCACCCAGCAGTTCGCGCAGGTGACCAACCCGCCGCTCGACTCGATCCGCGAGGAGGTCGTGACCTCGCTCTCGCTCGGCCTCGGCCCGGAGCGCAACCTCCTCTCATGGGGACCGGACCACACGCGCGTCGTGACGCTCGACTTCCCCGTCATCGACAACGACGAGCTGGCGAAGATCCAGCACATCGACACGGCCCTGCCCGGGCGCACGTCCGTCACCATCCGCGGGCTCTACCGCGTGGAGGCAGGCCACAAGGGCATGCAGAAGCGCCTCGCGCAGATGTGCCAGGAGGTCGACCAGGCGATCGAGGACGGCGCGGAGTTCATCGTCCTGAGCGACCGCGACTCGAACAAGGACCTCGCCCCGATCCCCTCCCTGCTCATGCTCGCCGCGGTGCATCACCACCTGATCCGCAACCAGACGCGCATGAAGTGCGGCCTCGTGGTCGAGGCGGGCGACGTGCGCGAAGTGCACCACGTCGCGACGCTCATCGGGTACGGGGCATCCGCCGTCAACCCGTATCTCGCCATGGAGACCGTCGAGTACCTGGTGCGAGCGGGATACATCACAGGCATCTCCCCCGAGAAGGCGGTCAAGAATCTCATCAAGGCGCTCGGTAAGGGCGTCCTGAAGATCATGTCCAAGATGGGCATCTCGACCGTGTCGTCGTACGCCGGCGCGCAGGTCTTCGAGGCGATCGGGCTCTCTCAGGAGTTCGTCGAGAGGTACTTCACCGGCACGGAGACCAAGCTCGGGGGAGTGGGGCTCGACGTCATCGCCAGCGAGAACGCCGCCCGCCACGCCTACGCGTACCCCGAGGACGCGGCGGTGCGGGCGCACGAGCGCCTCTGGACGGGGGGCGAATACCAGTGGCGCCGCGACGGGTCGCCGCACCTGTTCAACCCCGAGACGGTCTTCCGGCTGCAGCACTCCACACGCACGCGGCGCTACGACATCTTCCGCGAGTACACCAAGCTCGTCGACGATCAGGCGAGTGAGCTGAAGACCCTCCGCGGGCTGTTCAAGCTCCGCACGGGCGTGCGCCCGGCCGTTCCCGTCGACGAGGTCGAGCCGGTCTCGGCCATCGTCAAGCGCTTCTCCACCGGCGCGATGAGCTACGGCTCCATCTCGAAGGAGGCGCACGAGACGCTCGCGATCGCGATGAACCGGATCGGCGCCAAGTCGAACACGGGCGAGGGCGGCGAGGACGTCGACCGTCTGCTGGATCCGGAGCGCCGGAGCGCGATCAAGCAGGTCGCGTCGGGTCGCTTCGGCGTCACGAGCCTCTACCTGACCGAGGCCGACGACATCCAGATCAAGCTCGCACAGGGAGCCAAGCCCGGCGAGGGCGGCCAGCTGCCGCCGGCGAAGGTGTACCCGTGGGTCGCCCGCACGCGGCACGCGACGGCAGGAGTAGGTCTCATCTCCCCGCCGCCGCACCACGACATCTACTCGATCGAGGACCTCAAGCAGCTCATCTTCGATCTGAAGCGCGCCAACCCCCGTGCCCGCGTCCACGTCAAGCTCGTGAGCCAGTCCGGCATCGGCGCGGTCGCCGCCGGCACCGCCAAGGCCCTCGCGGACGTCATCCTCGTCTCGGGGCACGACGGCGGCACGGGCGCGAGCCCGCTCAACTCGCTCAAGCATGCCGGCACACCGTGGGAGCTGGGTCTGGCCGAGACGCAGCAGACCCTCATGCTCAACGGCATGCGCGACCGCGTCGTGGTGCAGGTCGACGGGCAGCTGAAGACCGGGCGCGACGTCGTGATCGGCGCTCTGCTGGGCGCCGAGGAGTTCGGGTTCGCCACGGCGCCGCTCGTCGTCGAGGGCTGCGTCATGATGCGCGTCTGCCACCTCGACACGTGCCCCGTCGGCGTCGCGACGCAGAACCCCGTGCTGCGGGCGCGGTTCAACGGCAAGCCGGAGTTCGTGGTCAACTTCATGGAGTTCATCGCTCAGGAGGTGCGGGAGTACCTCGCGGAGCTGGGCTTCCGCTCGCTCGACGAGGCGATCGGCCACACCGAGCTCCTCGACATCAACGGCGCCGTCGACCACTGGAAGGCCAGCGGACTCGACCTGGCGCCCGTCCTCCAGGGCCCCGCGTTCGCGGACGACGAGCCGCGTCGCAATCGCCGGGGCCAGGAGCACGAGCTCGACGCGCACTTCGACATGCAGCTCCTCGAGCGCGCGCAGGACGTCGTCGCGCACGGAGGCGAGATCGCGATGGAGCTGCCGATCCGCAACACGGAGCGGGCCGTCGGCACGATGCTCGGCCACCACGTCACGCGCGCGCACGGCCAGAACGGGCTTCCGAGCGGGTCGATCGTGGTCGACCTGAAGGGCTCCGCCGGGCAGTCGTTCGGCGCGTTCATGCCGTCCGGGATCACGCTGCGCCTCGAGGGCGACTCGAACGACTACGTGGGCAAGGGCCTCTCGGGCGGGCAGATCGTCATCCGCCCCCCGCAGGGCGCGAGCTTCGAGGCGTCCGAGAACGTCATCGCGGGCAACGTCATCGGCTACGGCGCGACCCAGGGGACGATGTTCCTGAGCGGCGTCGTGGGCGAGCGCTTCTTCGTGCGCAACTCTGGCGCGACCGCCGTCGTGGAGGGCGTCGGCGACCACGCGCTGGAGTACATGACGGGCGGGCTCGCCGTCATCCTCGGCAAGACCGGCCGGAACCTCGGTGCCGGCATGTCCGGCGGCACGGCGTACGTGTACAAGCTCGACGAGGCGCTCGTGAACCGCGAGGCGCTCGCGGCGGGCGAGCTGGTGCTCGGCGAGCTGGGATCGGGGGATGCCGAGATCCTCCGCGACCTGCTGACGCAGCACGTCGCCGAGACGGGCTCGACGCTCGCGGCATCCCTACTGGAAGACTTCGACACGGTGCTGGACGACTTCGTGCGTGTGCTGCCGCGGGACTACGCCGCGGTGCTGCAGACGCGCCAGGAGGCGGTCGCGCAGGGGCTCGACCCCGACGGCGACGTCGTCTGGAACCGCATCCTGGAGGTGACGGGTGGCTGA